The proteins below are encoded in one region of Scomber japonicus isolate fScoJap1 chromosome 2, fScoJap1.pri, whole genome shotgun sequence:
- the clockb gene encoding clock circadian regulator b isoform X4, whose translation MTSSIGDDCSIFDGLMEEDEKDKAKRVSRNKSEKKRRDQFNVLIKELGTMLPGNTRKMDKSTILQKSIDFLCKHKEIAAQSESSEIRQDWKPPFLSNEEFTQLMLEALDGFFIAIMTDGNILYVSESITSLLEHLPADLVDQNLLNFLPVGEHSEVYKALSTHPTDQEGLSSDYLKTKNSMEFCCHMLRGAIDPKEPPVYEYVKFIGNFKSLNNVPNVTRNGLAGVLQRSLQPAFDDQVCFVATVRLAKPQFIKEMCTVEEPNEEFTSRHSLEWKFLFLDHRAPPIIGYLPFEVLGTSGYDYYHVDDLETLAKCHEHLMQYGKGKSCYYRFLTKGQQWIWLQTHYYITYHQWNSRPEFIVCTHTVVSYAEVRAEQRRELGIEESNPEVTADKSQDSGSESQLNTSSLKEALERFDHSRTPSTSSRSSRKSSSHVSDNTCTSTASKLHMDTATPPRQSLASTMEMTSQRRSSISSQSMSSQTTGQSVTPGMITQQQQQQQQQQQQQQQQPQQLQANVQPVMEFTAQVNAMQHLKEQLEQRTRMIQANIQRQQEELRHIQEQLQKVQGQGIQMLLQQQGGAMNVQLPQVGSVPQTTTLTNQVQQAAVNPAYSGTQQLTIQQQAPPPQQSLQQQTNSLTQPQRQPQQPPQAQPQPQAQPQPQPQPQGSVSAPLYNTMMISQPGQPNVLQISTSLPQNNTPQGTTVATFTQDRQIRFPAGQQLVTKLVTAPMACGAVMVPTSMFMGQVVTAYNPFGGQQGGQTQTLTLQPAQPPQGQPDGQNQTTVVAQSGQQGQQQQQQFLQGTRLLHSNQSTQLILQAAFPLQQQGTFTQATHQQQPQQQQQQQRQQQPQQSHHQRHQQQLKPQPQKQQKSQSSHRTDSVSSQPQ comes from the exons ATGACATCAAGCATAGG GGATGATTGTAGCATCTTTGATGGGTTGATGGAAGAAGATGAAAAGGACAAAGCAAAACG CGTGTCCCGAAACAAgtcagagaagaagaggagagaccaGTTCAATGTCCTCATCAAGGAGCTTGGCACCATGCTGCCAGGCAATACCAGGAAGATGGACAAATCCACCATCCTGCAGAAAAGCATCGACTTCCTGTGTAAACACAAAG aaATTGCAGCCCAGTCAGAGTCCAGTGAAATCAGGCAGGACTGGAAGCCTCCATTTCTTAGCAACGAAGAGTTTACCCAGCTCATGCTCGAG GCTCTGGATGGGTTCTTTATAGCAATAATGACTGATGGGAACATTCTCTACGTCTCTGAGAGTATCACCTCACTACTAGAACACCTACCG GCGGACTTGGTGGACCAGAACCTGTTAAACTTTCTGCCAGTTGGGGAACACTCTGAGGTGTACAAGGCTCTGTCCACGCACCCCACCGACCAAGAGGGCCTCAGCTCCGATTACTTAAAGA ctAAGAACTCCATGGAGTTCTGCTGTCATATGCTGCGAGGGGCCATTGACCCCAAAGAACCCCCCGTCTACGAATATGTCAAGTTCATCGGCAACTTCAAGTCACTCAACAATG TTCCCAATGTGACGAGGAATGGTCTGGCAGGGGTTTTACAGCGATCGCTACAGCCTGCTTTTGACGACCAGGTGTGCTTTGTGGCCACTGTCCGGCTGGCCAAACCTCAATTTATCAAG GAGATGTGTACAGTGGAAGAGCCCAATGAAGAATTCACCTCCAGGCACAGTCTTGAATGGAAGTTCCTCTTCTTAGACCACAG aGCTCCACCGATCATTGGCTACCTGCCATTTGAGGTTCTGGGAACATCAGGGTACGACTATTACCATGTGGACGATCTGGAGACGCTAGCCAAGTGTCACGAACACT TGATGCAGTACGGTAAAGGGAAGTCTTGCTACTACCGTTTCCTGACTAAAGGTCAACAGTGGATATGGCTGCAAACACACTACTACATCACCTATCACCAGTGGAACTCTCGGCCTGAGTTTATTgtctgcacacatacagtagtcaG cTATGCAGAGGTGAGGGCAGAACAGCGCAGGGAGCTGGGCATTGAGGAATCCAACCCAGAGGTCACTGCGgataag AGTCAGGACTCTGGCTCAGAGTCACAGCTGAATACATCCAGTCTCAAGGAGGCATTGGAGCGATTTGACCACAGCCGGACGCCCTCAACCTCCTCACGTAGTTCCCGCAAGTCCTCATCACATGTCTCTGACAACACTTGCACTT cGACAGCCTCCAAGCTACATATGGACACGGCGACGCCTCCTCGGCAGTCACTGGCCTCCACCATGGAGATGACATCACAGCGTCGCTCATCCATCAGCAGCCAG TCAATGAGCTCTCAAACCACTGGTCAGAGTGTAACTCCAGGCATGATCactcaacaacagcagcagcaacaacaacagcagcagcagcagcagcaacaaccacagcagctgCAGGCAAACGTACAG CCGGTGATGGAGTTCACGGCGCAGGTGAACGCCATGCAGCACCTAAAGGAACAGCTGGAGCAAAGGACCAGAATGATTCAGGCCAATATTCAGcggcagcaggaggagctgagacacattcaagagcagctgcagaaagtcCAGGGACAGGGCATACAG ATGTTGTTGCAGCAGCAGGGTGGAGCGATGAACGTGCAGCTCCCTCAGGTCGGGTCGGTCCCGCAGACAACTACTTTGACCAATCAAGTGCAGCAAGCGGCAGTTAACCCTGCCTATTCAGGAACTCAGCAGCTCACCATCCAGCAGcaggctcctcctcctcagcagaGCCTACAGCAGCAGACCAACTCCCTCACACAg CCTCAACGCCAGCCTCAGCAGCCCCCCCAGGCCCAGCCCCAACCCCAGgcccagccccagccccagccccagccccaggGCTCTGTATCTGCCCCACTGTACAACACCATGATGATTTCCCAGCCAGGGCAGCCCAACGTGCTGCAGATCAGCACCAGCCTGCCGCAGAACAACACACCGCAAGGCACAACTGTGGCCACCTTCACACAGGACCGACAGATCCG GTTTCCTGCAGGGCAGCAGCTGGTGACCAAGCTTGTAACGGCTCCAATGGCATGTGGCGCAGTCATGGTACCCACCTCCATGTTCATGGGACAGGTGGTCACCGCATACAACCCCTTTGGTGGACAACAG GGAGGACAAACCCAGACCCTGACTCTTCAACCAGCCCAACCTCCACAGGGTCAGCCCGACGGCCAAAACCAGACCACTGTAGTGGCTCAGAGCGGCCAGCAGgggcagcagcaacaacagcagtttCTACAG ggCACTCGTCTTCTCCATAGCAACCAATCTACCCAGCTGATTCTGCAGGCAGCTTTCCCACTCCAACAACAGGGCACCTTCACCCAGGCGACACatcaacaacaaccacaacaacaacaacagcagcagcggcaacaacaaccacaacaatCTCACCACCAGAGgcaccagcagcagctcaaACCGCAGCCCCAGAAACAGCAGAAAAGCCAATCATCACATAGGACTGACAGCGTCAGCAGCCAACCACAGTAA